The nucleotide sequence TTGCCTCGCCACGCAGTCGGGCAGTTATGCCACGCCCAATACATACAATCAATGCTACCAAGCATTCCCGGAAACCCGTGCCTTGCTTCATGAGCCTGGTACAACTGTTGAACATCATACGCGTTTGGTTTCCGCAAATATTGTTTGCTATACAGTTTGACCACATTATGGCAAAACCGATACAAACATTCCCGCGAAGTTCTTGCCGACATCTGTAAGTACTCGTCCAAAGCGTCGGCTACTGTCCCGTACgccagttggcgaatggccgcaGTACACTTTTGTAACGTGGTAAACCCTTCATAATTCCGAGCATCGGGTCGTTGCGTGAAAAACGGGTCTAGCCCCGCCAAATCATCAGCAATCCGTGTGAATATATCCGGCGACTCATTCGGAACCTTTGTTTGAAAATGTCGGCATTGTAAAGGGGTGCATCCGAAATATAATCGTTCACCAATTCTCGTGCGCTCCTGtcgtaaaaaatatataaataagaggaaatatataaatatataaaatttatttatgaCAAACCTTCGCGGTCTCTGTTAATCCGTATTCGTCTGGTAATAACGTTTTCAGACGAGccatcttcctcttcctcctccaAAAGAATCTGCGCCGCCTTTACCACAGCGTTTGCGAAAAACATCTCCTCTTCGTCCGAAGAAGACGAGGACCACCAAGAATTAGATGCCATTGTGGATgaaaagatattttttttataGAAGATTGGTATAACAAATGGGagtgttttttataaaaatggatgagAATGGGAGAAGAATGGGGAGAAATGGATGAGAATGGTATAAAAAATGGATGAAGGTGGTATATATTTAAAGTGAaaaagtaatttttttatttaaaactagCCGTTATTAACGGCTATATATTTGAATCATGGGCCGGCGAGATCGTCTGTGGGTTGCTGGTGAAGCCGGAACGGGGcgagggggcggtgtgggggaccggcgccgggcctaagccggcccccataccgtcCAGTCTAAGAAAATAATCCATTTCCTTGTAGGGTCTTTGTCCCTAAAGAAAGGACTTCCGGTTATTTTGTTTGAAAGGATGTAATAGCTTCATTGTATAAAATGGCAACCAATGAATTTTTTACTGGGGTGcgaaatatttttaaagattttagaaccttatctatataaaaaaatcggttc is from Helianthus annuus cultivar XRQ/B chromosome 9, HanXRQr2.0-SUNRISE, whole genome shotgun sequence and encodes:
- the LOC110876351 gene encoding uncharacterized protein LOC110876351, coding for MASNSWWSSSSSDEEEMFFANAVVKAAQILLEEEEEDGSSENERTRIGERLYFGCTPLQCRHFQTKVPNESPDIFTRIADDLAGLDPFFTQRPDARNYEGFTTLQKCTAAIRQLAYGTVADALDEYLQMSARTSRECLYRFCHNVVKLYSKQYLRKPNAYDVQQLYQAHEARHGFPGMLGSIDCMYWAWHNCPTAWRGNTREVITTIQP